A region from the Arachis ipaensis cultivar K30076 chromosome B01, Araip1.1, whole genome shotgun sequence genome encodes:
- the LOC107613464 gene encoding chaperone protein dnaJ 11, chloroplastic: MPAILSLSTVPAVNFSFSSNNRASNERFRRRSPIRAVASPVPATSASLYEVLRVEQDASLTEIKSAFRSLAKLYHPDVAAVRRLPDSDGSSGTDDGDFIVIRNAYETLSDSSARAMYDLSLASRRRRFPEPLSVKRNSDHYSTRRWETDQCW, encoded by the coding sequence ATGCCGGCAATACTCAGCCTATCCACCGTTCCCGCTGTCAACTTCTCCTTCTCTAGCAACAACCGAGCTTCCAACGAAAGATTCCGCCGCCGTAGTCCGATCCGCGCCGTCGCTTCTCCAGTGCCGGCCACATCGGCTAGCCTCTACGAGGTTTTGCGAGTCGAGCAGGATGCGTCGCTGACGGAGATCAAGTCTGCCTTCCGGAGTCTGGCGAAGCTCTACCACCCCGACGTTGCGGCCGTGAGGCGGTTGCCGGATTCTGACGGCAGTTCCGGCACGGACGACGGCGACTTCATCGTGATACGGAACGCATACGAGACGCTATCGGATTCTTCAGCGAGAGCTATGTACGATCTGTCTCTGGCCTCCCGGCGGCGGAGGTTTCCGGAGCCATTGAGCGTGAAACGGAATTCCGATCATTACTCGACCCGAAGATGGGAAACGGACCAATGCTGGTAG
- the LOC107613390 gene encoding enhancer of mRNA-decapping protein 4: protein MGMLSAANAVAAALNRVASSKVPRGRRLAGDHVVYDVDVRLPGEVQPQLEVAPITKYGSDPNLVLGRQIAVNKSYICYGLKQGNIRVLNIHTAVRSLLKGHNQRVTDLAFFAEDVHLLASVGTDGRVFVWKISEGPDDEDKPQITANIVIAIQMVGEEKVENPRICWHCHNQEILIIGMGRHVLRIDTTKVGNGEAFVTEDTLRCPLDKLMDGVQLVGTHDGEVTDLSMCQWMRNPYKGPQNREVKLWVSASEEGWLLPSDAESDLSLGESLSQTSNAGEDGLQDSTKDVHEKISDSSASMTVPPSPAPNTKGKRQKGKNSQASGPSSPSPSACNSVDLSNELGGSSNLPSAENAFHQILAMQESINQLLTMQKEMQKQMTMMVTVPVTKEGRRLEAALGRTVENAVKANTDALWARIQMENVKNEKLLRDRIQHVTGLISNFMNKDLPAILEKILKKEIASVGPAAVRAMTPTIEKIISSAIVESFQRGVGDKAVNQLDKSVNAKLEATVARQIQAQFQTTGKQVLQDALKSSFEISVVPAFEKSCKAMFDQVDSTFQKGMVEHSTAVQQRLESGHTSLAMTLRESINSASSVTQTLSREVLEGQRKLMAYATAGANSGTLNPLPIQLNNGPLLREKVEVPLDPKQELARLIAERKFEEAFTGALQRSDVSIVSWLCSQVDLHGLLSMVPLPLTQGVVLSLLQQLACDINNDTSRKIAWMMDVAAAINPSDPMIAMHVRPIFEVYQILNHQRSLPTMTGPDLSSILLLLHVINSMLMTCK from the exons ATGGGGATGTTATCTGCCGCGAACGCTGTGGCAGCTGCGCTGAATCGCGTGGCGAGCAGTAAGGTGCCGAGAGGGAGGCGCCTGGCGGGGGACCATGTGGTGTATGACGTGGATGTGAGGCTTCCCGGGGAGGTGCAGCCGCAGCTTGAGGTGGCGCCAATAACGAAATATGGTTCGGATCCTAACTTGGTTCTTGGAAGGCAAATAGCTGTTAACAAGTCTTACATTTGCTATGGGTTGAAGCAAGGGAACATTAGAGTGCTTAATATTCACACAGCTGTTAGGTCCCTTCTCAAAGGCCACAATCAG AGGGTCACAGACTTGGCTTTCTTTGCTGAAGATGTTCATCTCCTGGCTAG TGTTGGAACAGATGGCCGTGTCTTTGTATGGAAGATCTCTGAAGGTCCTGATGATGAAGATAAGCCTCAAATTACTGCCAATATTGTTATCGCTATCCAAATGGTGGGAGAGGAGAAAGTTGAAAATCCTCGAATCTGCTGGCACTGCCACAACCAA GAAATTTTGATAATTGGTATGGGAAGACATGTTCTAAGAATTGACACCACAAAAGTTGGAAATGGTGAGGCCTTTGTGACAGAGGACACTCTGAGGTGTCCTCTTGACAAGCTCATGGATGGTGTTCAGCTGGTGGGGACTCATGATGGAGAGGTGACTGATTTGTCAATGTGCCAATGGATGAGAAATc CATATAAA GGACCTCAAAATCGGGAAGTTAAGCTTTGGGTCTCAGCAAGTGAAGAAGGTTGGCTACTTCCAAGTGATGCTGAATCAGATCTTAGTTTAGGGGAATCACTTTCCCAAACTTCTAATGCTGGTGAGGATGGACTGCAAGACTCAACAAAAGATGTGCACGAAAAGATTTCTGACTCATCTGCATCCATGACAGTACCACCTTCACCTGCACCTAACACAAAAGGGAAGAGACAGAAGGGAAAAAATtctcaagcatctggtccatctTCCCCATCTCCAAGTGCATGCAATTCAGTTGATTTGTCAAATGAACtaggtggaagttcaaacctccCATCTGCTGAAAATGCATTTCATCAAATTCTAGCAATGCAAGAATCAATTAATCAG TTATTGACTATGCAAAAAGAGATGCAGAAGCAAATGACAATGATGGTTACAGTTCCAGTTACAAAAGAAGGTAGAAGGCTTGAGGCAGCCCTGGGGAGAACTGTAGAAAATGCTGTCAAGGCCAATACGGATGCTTTGTGGGCTCGAATTCAAATGGAGAATGTAAAAAATGAAAAGTTGCTACGAGATCGTATTCAGCATGTTACAGGTTTGATTAGTAACTTCATGAATAAGGATCTACCAGCAATATTGGAGAAAATACTAAAGAAGGAAATAGCTTCAGTGGGTCCAGCTGCAGTCCGTGCAATGACCCCCACTATTGAGAAAATAATATCTTCAGCCATTGTAGAGTCTTTCCAG AGAGGAGTAGGTGATAAGGCAGTAAATCAACTTGATAAATCAGTCAATGCAAAACTTGAAGCCACTGTTGCCAGGCAAATTCAAGCACAGTTTCAGACGACTGGAAAACAAGTGCTTCAG GATGCACTCAAATCCAGTTTTGAAATATCAGTGGTTCCCGCATTTGAGAAATCATGCAAAGCAATGTTTGACCAAGTTGATTCTACATTTCAAAAGGGCATGGTTGAACATTCAACTGCAGTGCAACAACGCCTTGAATCTGGGCATACTTCACTGGCAATGACTCTAAGG GAATCCATTAATTCAGCTTCATCAGTTACTCAAACTTTGAGTAGAGAAGTGCTAGAGGGACAGAGAAAGCTAATGGCATATGCAACTGCAGGAGCTAACTCTGGCACACTAAATCCTTTGCCCATTCAGCTGAACAATGGACCTCTGCTTCGTGAAAAG GTTGAAGTGCCTCTCGATCCCAAACAAGAGCTAGCAAGGTTGATAGCTGAACGGAAGTTTGAGGAAGCTTTCACCGGGGCTCTACAAAGAAGTGATGTGTCGATTGTATCTTGGTTATGTTCTCAG GTTGATTTACATGGACTTTTGTCAATGGTTCCTCTTCCTTTGACCCAAGGAGTAGTGCTTTCACTTCTGCAGCAACTGGCATGTGATATTAACAATGATACCTCACGAAAGATTGCATGGATGATGGATGTGGCTGCCGCCATTAATCCCTCAGACCCCATGATTGCGATGCATGTGCGACCCATATTTGAAGTTTATCAGATACTGAATCATCAACGTAGCTTGCCTACAATGACTGGACCTGATCTTTCAAGCATCCTTCTTTTATTGCATGTCATCAACTCTATGCTCATGACATGTAAATGA